One window of the Lactococcus lactis genome contains the following:
- the eno gene encoding surface-displayed alpha-enolase — protein sequence MSIITDIYAREVLDSRGNPTLEVEVYTEDGAFGRGMVPSGASTGEHEAVELRDGDKSRYNGLGTQKAVDNVNNIIAEAIIGYEVTDQQAIDRAMIALDGTENKGKLGANAILGVSIAAARAAADELGVPLYNYLGGFNAKVLPTPMMNIINGGSHSDAPIAFQEFMIVPVGAPTFKEALRWGAEIFHALKKILKARGLETAVGDEGGFAPKFDGTEDGVETILKAIEAAGYKAGEDGVMIGFDCASSEFYENGVYDYTKFEGEGGKKLSASEQVDYLEELVSKYPIITIEDGMDENDWDGWKILTERLGKKVQLVGDDFFVTNTKYLERGIRENASNAILIKVNQIGTLTETFEAIEMAKEAGFTAIVSHRSGETEDSTISDIAVATNAGQIKTGSLSRTDRMAKYNQLLRIEDQLAEVAQYKGLKAFYNLKK from the coding sequence ATGTCAATTATTACTGATATTTATGCTCGCGAAGTCCTTGACTCACGCGGTAACCCAACACTTGAAGTTGAAGTTTACACTGAAGACGGTGCATTCGGTCGCGGTATGGTACCTTCAGGTGCTTCTACTGGTGAACATGAAGCGGTTGAACTTCGTGATGGCGACAAATCTCGCTACAACGGACTTGGTACTCAAAAAGCTGTTGACAACGTAAACAACATCATCGCTGAAGCTATCATCGGTTATGAAGTTACTGACCAACAAGCTATTGACCGTGCAATGATCGCTCTTGACGGTACTGAAAACAAAGGTAAATTGGGAGCTAACGCTATCCTTGGTGTTTCTATCGCTGCTGCTCGTGCTGCTGCTGATGAACTTGGTGTTCCACTTTACAACTACCTTGGCGGATTCAACGCTAAAGTATTGCCAACTCCAATGATGAACATCATCAATGGTGGTTCTCACTCAGACGCTCCAATCGCTTTCCAAGAATTCATGATCGTACCAGTTGGTGCACCTACATTCAAAGAAGCGCTTCGTTGGGGTGCTGAAATCTTCCACGCTCTTAAGAAAATTCTTAAAGCTCGTGGACTTGAAACAGCTGTCGGTGACGAAGGTGGATTCGCTCCTAAATTCGACGGAACTGAAGACGGTGTAGAAACTATCCTTAAAGCAATCGAAGCAGCTGGTTACAAAGCTGGTGAAGATGGCGTTATGATCGGTTTCGACTGTGCATCATCAGAATTCTACGAAAACGGTGTTTACGACTACACTAAATTCGAAGGTGAAGGCGGTAAAAAACTTTCAGCTTCTGAACAAGTTGACTACCTTGAAGAGCTCGTTTCTAAATACCCAATCATCACTATTGAAGATGGTATGGACGAAAACGACTGGGATGGATGGAAAATCCTTACTGAACGTCTTGGTAAAAAAGTTCAACTCGTTGGTGACGATTTCTTCGTTACAAACACTAAATACCTTGAACGTGGTATCCGTGAAAATGCTTCAAACGCTATCTTGATCAAAGTTAACCAAATCGGTACTTTGACAGAAACTTTCGAAGCTATTGAAATGGCTAAAGAAGCTGGTTTCACAGCAATCGTTTCTCACCGTTCTGGTGAAACTGAAGATTCAACAATCTCAGATATCGCTGTTGCAACTAACGCTGGTCAAATCAAAACTGGTTCACTTTCACGTACAGACCGTATGGCTAAATACAACCAATTGCTTCGTATCGAAGACCAATTGGCTGAAGTGGCTCAATACAAAGGTCTTAAAGCATTCTACAACCTTAAAAAATAA
- the mltG gene encoding endolytic transglycosylase MltG, with protein sequence MVDKETTEFSRGSFKEKILRQLEENAAKQAETKFPDPEDFERPSRSDSEEPERKIEPRKVDLEPFKLPVFDFPAADENEEEPFVENENLSEEGDSLRQNLDGVVSEEIQNQDIPPQFSRSESKVQDEKVEQEQFSEKKESEKMVKHQPSRRTNSSSKKTSSSKKNKNKNKNKKKKKVTAGKIIAVIVVLLVLVVGGTGWYGYNFVKSGIQPLDSKNATAKSINIPAGSSSKQIGEILQRQSIIKNGMVFQYYTKFKNYSEFKSGYYNLAPNMSLSTIASKLEEGGTEKPVAPTLGKILVPEGYTLTQIAKAVTVNSGSNEKNAKTPFSEADFMKTVQDPTFIAKMVKAYPKLFASLPTKDSGIKYQLEGYLFPATYDYTKSSTVESVIENMIQAANTQLTPYYDTIAQKNLTVNEVLSLAALVEKEANNDDDRRNVAGTFYNRMNAGMTLGSNLSILYAEGKLGEKTSLSEDANIDTNLDSPYNLYTNTGFGPGPVDSPSLSSIKAVLDPAQNDYFYFVADVTTGKVYFAKTLAEQNANVQKYVNDKISS encoded by the coding sequence TTGGTGGACAAAGAAACAACTGAATTTTCTCGAGGAAGTTTTAAAGAAAAAATACTTCGCCAACTTGAAGAAAATGCAGCGAAACAAGCAGAAACTAAGTTCCCAGACCCTGAAGATTTCGAACGTCCCAGCAGGAGTGACTCAGAAGAACCTGAGCGAAAAATCGAACCAAGGAAAGTTGATCTTGAGCCTTTCAAACTTCCCGTCTTTGATTTTCCAGCAGCGGATGAAAACGAAGAAGAACCTTTTGTAGAAAATGAAAACCTTTCAGAAGAAGGCGATTCATTGCGTCAAAATTTAGATGGAGTGGTTTCTGAGGAAATTCAAAACCAAGATATTCCTCCTCAATTTTCAAGAAGTGAATCAAAAGTTCAAGATGAAAAGGTTGAACAAGAACAATTTTCAGAAAAAAAAGAATCAGAAAAAATGGTTAAACATCAACCTTCAAGAAGAACCAACAGTTCTTCTAAAAAAACTTCTTCTAGCAAGAAAAATAAGAATAAGAACAAAAATAAGAAAAAGAAAAAAGTAACAGCAGGAAAAATCATTGCTGTGATTGTTGTTCTTTTAGTTTTAGTTGTTGGAGGAACTGGTTGGTATGGCTATAACTTTGTAAAATCTGGCATTCAACCTTTGGATTCTAAGAATGCAACAGCTAAGTCAATCAATATTCCTGCTGGTTCAAGTAGTAAGCAAATTGGTGAAATTTTGCAAAGACAATCCATTATTAAAAATGGAATGGTTTTTCAGTATTATACAAAATTTAAAAATTATTCAGAGTTTAAAAGCGGCTACTATAATCTTGCACCAAACATGAGCTTATCTACAATTGCTAGTAAACTTGAAGAAGGCGGAACAGAAAAACCTGTTGCTCCAACTTTAGGTAAAATTTTAGTTCCTGAAGGCTATACGCTAACACAAATTGCTAAAGCTGTGACAGTTAATAGTGGAAGCAATGAAAAGAATGCAAAAACGCCATTTTCTGAAGCAGACTTCATGAAAACCGTTCAAGACCCAACCTTTATCGCTAAAATGGTTAAGGCTTATCCTAAACTGTTCGCAAGCTTGCCAACAAAAGATTCAGGAATCAAATATCAGTTAGAAGGTTACTTGTTCCCAGCGACTTATGATTACACAAAATCATCGACAGTTGAATCAGTCATTGAAAATATGATTCAAGCAGCCAATACTCAACTCACTCCTTACTATGATACAATCGCTCAAAAGAATTTGACTGTCAATGAAGTTTTGAGTTTAGCAGCTTTGGTTGAAAAAGAAGCCAACAATGATGATGACCGACGCAACGTTGCTGGAACCTTCTATAATCGTATGAATGCTGGAATGACTTTGGGTTCTAATCTGTCAATTCTTTATGCCGAAGGTAAACTTGGTGAAAAAACAAGTCTTTCAGAGGATGCTAATATTGACACCAACCTAGATTCGCCATATAATTTGTACACAAATACTGGATTTGGCCCTGGCCCTGTTGATAGTCCAAGTTTGTCATCTATTAAAGCAGTACTTGATCCTGCTCAAAATGACTACTTCTATTTTGTTGCTGATGTGACAACAGGAAAAGTTTATTTTGCGAAAACATTAGCTGAACAAAATGCAAATGTTCAAAAATATGTGAATGATAAGATAAGTAGCTAA
- the greA gene encoding transcription elongation factor GreA gives MMEKTFPMTQEGLDKLKLELENLKLVKRPEVIDRIKVARSYGDLSENSEYEAAKDEQAFIEGRISTVETMIRYAEIVDNAKIAKDEVALGKNVTFVEVGETDEESYQIVGTAEADPFSGKISNESPIARVLIGKKVGDIVNVPLPVGEMTVKIVKVD, from the coding sequence ATAATGGAAAAAACATTCCCAATGACCCAAGAAGGGCTTGATAAATTAAAATTAGAACTTGAAAATTTAAAACTTGTGAAACGTCCAGAAGTCATTGACCGTATCAAAGTTGCTCGTAGCTATGGTGACCTTTCAGAAAACTCAGAGTACGAAGCAGCTAAAGATGAACAAGCCTTTATCGAAGGACGTATCTCAACTGTTGAAACAATGATTCGTTATGCTGAAATTGTTGATAACGCAAAAATTGCTAAAGACGAAGTAGCACTTGGTAAAAACGTAACTTTTGTTGAAGTTGGCGAAACTGACGAAGAATCTTATCAAATTGTTGGTACTGCTGAAGCTGATCCATTTTCAGGAAAAATTTCTAATGAATCACCAATTGCTCGAGTTTTGATTGGAAAAAAAGTTGGAGACATCGTAAATGTACCACTTCCAGTTGGCGAAATGACAGTTAAAATTGTAAAAGTTGACTAA
- a CDS encoding ATP-dependent Clp protease ATP-binding subunit, which translates to MKFENIKYTPTLDRILEKAEEYAHQYQYGTIESAHLLAAMATTSGSIAYSLLAGMNVDSSDLLIDLEDLSSHVKVKRSTLRFSPRAEEVMTAASFLAIHNNSEAVGTEHLLYALLQVEDGFGLQLLKLQKINIVSLRKELEKRTGLKVPESKKAVTPMSKRKMAKGVAENSTTPTLDSVSSDLTEEARLGKLDPMIGREAEIDRLIHILSRRTKNNPVLVGEPGVGKSAIIEGLAQRIVNGQVPIGLMNSRIMALNMATVVAGTKFRGEFEDRLTAIVEEVSSDPDVIIFIDELHTIIGAGGGMDSVNDAANILKPALARGDFQMVGATTYHEYQKYIEKDEALERRLARINVDEPSPDEAIAILQGLREKFEDYHQVEFTDQAIKSAVMLSVRYMTSRKLPDKAIDLLDEAAAAVKISVKNQQTKRLDLEKELAEAQEELSEAVIKLDIKASRTKEKAVEKIADKIYKFSVKEDKRQEVTDQAVVAVASTLTSVPITQMTKSESDRLINLEKELHKRVVGQEEAISAVSRAIRRARSGVADSRRPMGSFMFLGPTGVGKTELAKALADSVFGSEDNMIRVDMSEFMEKHSTSRLIGAPPGYVGYDEGGQLTERVRNKPYSVVLLDEVEKAHPDVFNIMLQILDDGFVTDTKGRKVDFRNTIIIMTSNLGATALRDDKTVGFGAKNITADYSAMKSRILEELKRHYRPEFLNRIDENIVFHSLESQEIEQIVKIMSKSLIKRLAEQNIHVKLTPSAVKLIAEVGFDPEYGARPLRKALQKEVEDLLSEQLLSGEIKAGNHVSIGASNKKIKIAQIV; encoded by the coding sequence ATGAAATTTGAAAATATAAAATATACACCAACGCTTGACCGAATTTTAGAAAAAGCGGAAGAGTATGCTCACCAATATCAATATGGCACCATTGAAAGTGCTCATTTACTAGCTGCAATGGCAACGACCTCAGGCTCAATTGCTTACAGCCTTCTTGCAGGAATGAATGTTGATTCTTCTGACTTACTGATTGATTTAGAGGATTTATCAAGTCATGTTAAGGTCAAACGTTCAACTTTACGTTTTTCACCTCGTGCAGAAGAAGTGATGACTGCGGCAAGTTTTTTAGCAATTCATAATAACTCAGAAGCCGTTGGAACAGAACACTTGCTTTATGCCCTACTTCAAGTAGAAGATGGATTTGGTCTTCAACTTCTGAAATTACAAAAAATCAATATTGTATCTTTGCGAAAAGAGCTTGAGAAAAGAACTGGACTCAAAGTTCCAGAAAGTAAAAAAGCTGTGACTCCAATGTCAAAACGTAAGATGGCAAAGGGAGTTGCAGAAAATTCAACGACGCCAACGTTAGACTCTGTATCCTCAGATTTAACCGAAGAAGCTCGCTTGGGTAAACTTGACCCAATGATTGGACGAGAAGCTGAAATTGACCGTTTGATTCATATTCTCAGCCGCAGAACAAAAAATAATCCTGTCTTAGTTGGAGAGCCCGGTGTTGGGAAATCAGCAATTATTGAAGGTTTGGCTCAAAGAATTGTCAATGGTCAAGTTCCAATTGGTTTGATGAATAGTCGAATTATGGCCTTGAATATGGCGACTGTTGTTGCTGGGACAAAATTTAGAGGTGAATTTGAGGATCGTTTGACAGCTATTGTTGAAGAAGTTAGCAGTGATCCAGATGTCATTATTTTCATTGATGAATTACACACAATCATCGGTGCTGGTGGCGGTATGGATTCTGTCAATGATGCCGCAAATATTTTGAAACCAGCGCTTGCTCGTGGTGATTTTCAAATGGTCGGAGCAACAACCTATCATGAATATCAAAAATATATTGAAAAAGATGAAGCTTTAGAACGCCGTTTGGCGAGAATAAATGTTGACGAGCCAAGTCCAGATGAAGCGATTGCTATCTTGCAAGGCTTACGTGAAAAATTTGAAGACTATCATCAAGTGGAATTTACTGACCAAGCCATTAAAAGTGCTGTAATGCTCAGTGTCCGTTATATGACTAGCCGAAAATTGCCTGACAAAGCCATTGATTTACTTGATGAAGCTGCAGCAGCAGTGAAAATTTCTGTCAAAAATCAACAAACAAAACGTCTTGATTTAGAAAAAGAATTAGCGGAAGCTCAAGAAGAATTATCAGAAGCTGTCATTAAACTTGATATCAAAGCGTCTCGTACAAAAGAAAAAGCAGTTGAAAAAATTGCTGACAAGATTTATAAATTCTCAGTAAAAGAAGATAAACGTCAAGAAGTTACTGACCAAGCTGTTGTTGCTGTTGCCTCAACACTGACAAGTGTTCCAATCACACAAATGACTAAGTCTGAAAGTGATCGTTTAATCAATCTTGAAAAAGAATTACACAAACGAGTTGTTGGACAAGAAGAAGCTATTTCTGCCGTTTCAAGAGCCATTCGTCGGGCACGTTCCGGTGTTGCTGACAGCCGTCGTCCAATGGGTTCTTTCATGTTCCTTGGACCAACAGGGGTCGGTAAAACCGAACTTGCTAAAGCACTGGCTGACAGTGTGTTTGGTAGTGAAGATAATATGATTCGTGTTGACATGAGTGAATTCATGGAAAAACATTCGACTTCACGCTTGATTGGAGCTCCTCCAGGGTATGTAGGTTATGATGAGGGTGGTCAATTGACAGAACGCGTTCGTAATAAACCTTATTCTGTTGTTCTTTTAGATGAAGTCGAAAAAGCTCATCCTGACGTTTTCAACATCATGTTGCAAATTCTAGATGATGGCTTTGTGACTGATACTAAAGGTCGTAAAGTTGATTTCAGAAATACAATTATTATCATGACTTCAAACTTGGGAGCGACTGCTCTTCGTGATGATAAGACAGTTGGTTTTGGCGCTAAAAATATCACAGCTGATTATTCAGCCATGAAATCAAGAATATTAGAAGAGCTTAAACGTCATTATCGTCCTGAGTTTCTTAATCGAATTGATGAAAATATTGTTTTCCACTCATTGGAAAGTCAAGAGATTGAACAAATTGTTAAAATTATGAGTAAATCTTTGATTAAACGTCTGGCAGAACAAAATATTCATGTTAAACTCACACCGTCAGCGGTGAAATTAATTGCTGAGGTAGGTTTTGACCCAGAATATGGTGCACGTCCGCTCCGCAAGGCTCTTCAAAAAGAAGTTGAAGACCTTTTAAGTGAACAATTGCTCTCTGGTGAAATCAAAGCAGGTAATCATGTTTCAATTGGGGCATCTAATAAAAAAATTAAAATCGCTCAAATTGTTTGA
- the hpf gene encoding ribosome hibernation-promoting factor, HPF/YfiA family, which yields MIKFNIRGENVEVTDAIRAYVEDKIGKLDKYFNDGHEVTAYVNLKVYSEKRAKVEVTLPAKNVTLRAEDTSQDMYSSIDFVEEKLERQIRKYKTRMNRKPRNAVPTGQAFGDEFAPLEKADEVAEDHVDIVRTKHVALKPMDAEEAVLQMDMLGHDFYVFTDADSNGTHVVYRRTDGRYGLIETE from the coding sequence ATGATCAAATTTAATATCCGTGGCGAAAACGTCGAAGTGACTGATGCAATCCGCGCTTATGTTGAAGATAAAATCGGAAAACTTGATAAATATTTCAACGATGGTCATGAAGTAACAGCCTATGTTAATCTTAAAGTTTACAGCGAAAAACGAGCTAAAGTTGAAGTAACTCTTCCAGCTAAAAATGTCACTTTACGTGCAGAAGATACTTCACAAGATATGTATTCTTCAATTGATTTTGTAGAAGAAAAACTCGAACGTCAAATTCGTAAATATAAGACACGTATGAACCGTAAACCACGCAATGCTGTCCCAACAGGACAAGCTTTTGGCGATGAGTTTGCACCATTAGAAAAAGCCGATGAAGTTGCTGAGGATCACGTAGATATTGTACGTACTAAGCATGTTGCTTTAAAACCAATGGATGCCGAAGAAGCAGTGCTTCAGATGGATATGTTGGGACATGATTTCTACGTCTTTACAGATGCTGATAGTAACGGAACCCACGTCGTTTACCGTCGTACAGATGGTCGTTATGGTTTAATTGAAACAGAATAA
- a CDS encoding CtsR family transcriptional regulator has product MAGQKNTSDIIEAYLRKLLEEAQVIEIKRADLANQFDVVPSQINYVIKTRFTASKGFDVESKRGGGGYIKIVKYQYSARHEFLTALYQKVPANLSSKAAHDIVQLLFDEKVLTEREGNLLLLVITDGAISPFTRGIMMKSIINRLDRDDEI; this is encoded by the coding sequence ATGGCAGGTCAAAAAAATACATCAGATATTATCGAAGCTTATCTGAGAAAGCTTTTAGAAGAAGCACAAGTCATTGAAATTAAACGAGCGGACTTAGCCAATCAATTTGATGTCGTGCCGAGTCAGATTAATTATGTGATAAAAACACGATTTACGGCCTCAAAAGGCTTTGATGTGGAATCAAAACGTGGTGGCGGTGGATACATCAAAATTGTGAAGTATCAATATTCTGCTCGTCATGAATTCTTAACGGCTCTTTACCAGAAAGTTCCAGCTAATCTCTCAAGTAAAGCTGCCCATGATATCGTTCAACTTCTCTTTGATGAGAAAGTACTGACAGAACGTGAGGGAAATCTACTTTTGTTAGTCATTACTGACGGAGCCATTAGTCCCTTTACTCGTGGTATAATGATGAAAAGTATAATAAACAGATTGGACCGTGACGATGAAATTTGA